Proteins from a genomic interval of Oncorhynchus nerka isolate Pitt River linkage group LG13, Oner_Uvic_2.0, whole genome shotgun sequence:
- the LOC135574820 gene encoding uncharacterized protein LOC135574820 encodes MYKVSYAVEGVRPSMEPLDPVWNPSAQYGTPRPSMEPLYTEWNPSSQYGTPQHRMEPLGPVWNPSTQNGTPLPSMEPLFPVWNPSTQYGTHYPVWNPRPSMEPLDPVWKPLPSVEPLYLEWTPSIQYGSPGPSIEPLYPVWNSWNKYGTTRPGMEALDPVWNPSTQYGTPGTSMELFYPVWKPWTHYDSTRPSVEPLDPCGTTLPRVEPLDPVWNPSTRNGTP; translated from the coding sequence ATGTATAAAGTCAGCTATGCTGTCGAGGGGGTTCGACCCAGTATGGAACCCCTCGACCCAGTATGGAACCCCTCGGCCCAGTATGGAACCCCTCGGCCCAGTATGGAACCCCTCTACACAGAATGGAACCCCTCTTCCCAGTATGGAACCCCTCAACACAGAATGGAACCCCTCGGCCCAGTATGGAACCCCTCTACACAGAATGGAACCCCTCTTCCCAGTATGGAACCCCTCTTCCCAGTATGGAACCCCTCTACCCAGTATGGAACCCACTACCCAGTATGGAACCCTCGACCCAGTATGGAACCCCTCGACCCAGTATGGAAACCTCTACCCAGTGTGGAACCCCTCTACCTAGAGTGGACCCCCTCGATCCAGTATGGATCACCTGGACCCAGTATAGAACCCCTCTACCCAGTATGGAACTCCTGGAACAAGTATGGAACCACTCGACCCGGAATGGAAGCCCTTGATCCAGTATGGAACCCCTCTACCCAGTATGGAACTCCTGGAACAAGTATGGAACTCTTCTACCCAGTATGGAAGCCCTGGACCCATTATGATTCCACTCGACCTAGTGTGGAACCCCTCGACCCATGTggaaccactctacccagagtgGAACCCCTCGATCCAGTATGGAACCCCTCGACCCGGAATGGAACCCCTTGA
- the gas1a gene encoding growth arrest-specific protein 1a, with amino-acid sequence MASFEALAHSSRMLVWPVGCLFLFLGCLSVASSSHSRRLICWQAIMNCQTEPECHYAYGQYMQACAAVLRGDRKRCPSHCISSLVQLNLTKNGPALEDCSCASDPICRNTKRAIEPCLPRTSNMGCTEARMQCERDQPCSSAMRDYLIYCGKLFSGATCTNACRNVIADMRKIPKAELLDSCVCDGIERTICEYVKISMKNLCFEAPVTVEDGSGSEDYEEDDGDFPVSEPEFVGRSAGSGGSAVGTCGVVTTVTVSVLILLVPLL; translated from the coding sequence ATGGCCAGTTTTGAGGCTTTGGCTCACAGCTCCCGCATGTTGGTGTGGCCTGTCGGttgtctgtttttgtttttggGCTGCTTATCGGTGGCATCCTCCTCCCACAGCCGCAGGTTAATCTGCTGGCAGGCCATCATGAACTGTCAGACAGAGCCTGAGTGCCATTACGCATATGGACAGTACATGCAGGCGTGCGCTGCTGTTCTGAGAGGGGACAGGAAGAGGTGTCCCAGTCACTGCATCTCCTCTCTGGTGCAGCTCAACCTGACGAAGAACGGGCCTGCGCTTGAGGACTGCAGCTGTGCATCGGACCCCATCTGCCGGAACACCAAGCGGGCCATCGAGCCGTGCCTCCCCAGGACTAGCAACATGGGCTGCACCGAGGCCCGGATGCAGTGTGAAAGAGACCAGCCGTGCAGCTCTGCCATGCGAGACTATTTAATCTACTGCGGGAAGCTTTTCAGCGGGGCAACTTGCACGAATGCTTGTCGGAATGTGATTGCAGACATGCGCAAAATACCCAAAGCGGAGCTGTTGGATTCGTGCGTGTGCGACGGGATCGAGAGGACCATCTGCGAGTATGTCAAGATTAGCATGAAGAACCTGTGCTTCGAAGCTCCTGTGACGGTGGAGGACGGCAGCGGGTCAGAGGACTACGAGGAAGATGATGGGGACTTCCCGGTGTCAGAACCAGAGTTCGTGGGGAGGAGCGCCGGTTCAGGTGGCTCTGCTGTGGGAACCTGTGGTGTTGTGACAACGGTGACTGTATCTGTCCTGATTCTACTAGTGCCTCTTCTTTAA